The following are encoded together in the Populus trichocarpa isolate Nisqually-1 chromosome 5, P.trichocarpa_v4.1, whole genome shotgun sequence genome:
- the LOC7486354 gene encoding transcription factor SRM1, producing MSVNEGGSGSLWTKEQDKAFENALATYPEDTSDWWEKITADVPGKTVEEIKHHYELLVEDISQIEAGCVPLPNYSSSSEGSTSHAIDEGTGKKGGHLGHHNSDSNNGNKASRSDQERRKGIAWTEDEHRLFLLGLDKYGKGDWRSISRNFVVTRTPTQVASHAQKYFIRLNSMNKDRRRSSIHDITSVGNGDVAAPQGPITGQTNGSAAGSSGKAAKQPPAQPVGPPGVGIYGPPTIGQPIGGPLVSAVGTPVNLPAPAHMAYGVRAPVPGTVVPGAPMNMVPMTYPMPHTTTHR from the exons ATGTCTGTGAATGAAGGGGGCAGTGGTTCTCTGTGGACTAAAGAACAAGATAAGGCATTCGAGAATGCCCTTGCTACTTATCCTGAAGATACTTCAGATTGGTGGGAGAAAATAACAGCCGATGTACCTGGGAAAACTGTAGAAGAGATTAAACATCATTACGAGCTTCTGGTTGAGGATATTAGCCAGATTGAAGCTGGCTGTGTACCATTGCCTAATTATAGCTCTTCTTCAGAAGGTTCAACGAGCCATGCCATTGATGAAGGAACTGGAAAGAAGGGTGGCCACTTAGGGCATCATAATAGTGATTCCAATAATGGAAATAAAGCTTCAAGGTCAGATCAGGAACGCCGTAAGGGAATTGCTTGGACTGAGGATGAGCACag GTTATTTCTTCTTGGTTTGGACAAATATGGGAAGGGTGATTGGCGAAGTATATCGAGAAACTTTGTCGTGACAAGAACACCTACACAAGTAGCAAGCCATGCTCAAAAGTATTTTATTCGTCTCAACTCAATGAACAAAGATAGGAGGCGATCCAGCATTCATGACATCACCAGTGTTGGCAATGGAGACGTTGCAGCACCTCAAGGACCGATAACTGGTCAAACAAATGGTTCTGCTGCAGGTTCCTCTGGAAAGGCAGCAAAACAACCACCTGCACAGCCAGTTGGTCCCCCAGGAGTTGGTATATATGGTCCTCCAACTATAGGCCAGCCTATAGGAGGTCCCCTAGTCTCGGCAGTTGGCACCCCGGTGAATCTTCCAGCACCAGCACACATGGCTTACGGTGTTAGAGCCCCAGTACCAGGAACAGTGGTTCCTGGTGCACCGATGAACATGGTTCCTATGACATATCCAATGCCGCACACAACCACTCATAGGTAA
- the LOC127905397 gene encoding NDR1/HIN1-like protein 12 gives MDSTKNDAPDGKTKGRFCLLASGALIFVGIAVLLYLTQFQPHKPRFIIQDATVYGLNFSNPNLLTCSMQVTLSTRNPNAHFGIYYEKLDVHAIYQHQQITLATALPGTYLDHEEVSVWSPVLYGKDVPISPLVAAGLMEDLQSGCVSLDIKVYGRLKWKLGSSMIGKYQLIANCPAYIPLGNPSKMESAVKYEFVQLCKVKVE, from the coding sequence ATGGATTCCACAAAAAATGATGCTCCCGACGGCAAAACGAAGGGGCGCTTCTGTTTGTTAGCTTCTGGTGCGCTAATTTTCGTTGGCATCGCAGTCTTGCTTTATCTTACCCAATTTCAGCCCCATAAGCCACGGTTTATCATTCAGGACGCTACTGTCTACGGCTTGAATTTTTCAAACCCAAACTTGCTAACTTGTAGCATGCAGGTCACTTTATCTACAAGAAACCCTAATGCCCATTTTGGGATATACTATGAAAAGCTTGATGTACATGCTATCTATCAACACCAACAGATAACCCTAGCAACTGCGCTGCCTGGGACTTACCTAGATCACGAAGAGGTCTCTGTGTGGTCTCCGGTTTTGTACGGTAAAGATGTACCGATTTCTCCACTTGTGGCTGCTGGATTGATGGAAGACTTGCAATCTGGCTGTGTGTCACTCGATATCAAGGTTTATGGGAGGCTGAAATGGAAGCTTGGCTCGTCGATGATTGGCAAATATCAATTGATCGCGAATTGCCCAGCTTATATTCCTCTTGGAAACCCAAGTAAAATGGAGTCAGCAGTCAAGTATGAATTTGTGCAGCTTTGTAAAGTGAAAGTTGAGTAA
- the LOC7477145 gene encoding valine--tRNA ligase, mitochondrial 1 isoform X1: MEATPEQLERKKKKEEKAREKELKKLKAAQKEAKFKVQLQSKKKSRREEEEKVVEEEEDYRDPLTPSGQKKRLSAIMPKNYNPSNVEKCWYEWWEASGFFVADANSSKPPFVILFPPPNVTGNLHLGHALTAAIQDTMIRWKRMSGFNALWVPGLDHAGIATQVVVEKKLMRERRSTRHDLGREKFVSEVWKWKHEHGGNILQQLRRLGASLDWSRECFTMDEKRSKAVIEEFVRLFKEGLIYRDLRLVHWDCTLRTAISDDEVDKIDIKERKFLNIPGYDKQVEFGVLTSFAYPIEGGLGEIVVSTTRVETMLGDTAIAVHPGDERYSHLHGKFANHPFNGRKLPIICDAILVDPSFGTGAVKITPAHDQDDFKAGKRHSLEFIVMFTDDGKINDNGGAEFSGMPRFEAREAVKEALKKKGLYRGAENNEMHLGLCSRSNDVVEPMLKPQWFVNCDSLAKQALQAATDGENPKLEFIPKQFLAEWKRWLGNIQDWCISRQLWWGHRIPAWYVTLEDDAEKDFGVYNDHWVVGRNEEEALAEASQKFSGKKFDISQDPDVLDTWFSSGLFPLSVLGWPDDTDDLRTFYPTSVLETGHDILFFWVARMVMLGIQLGGDVPFRKVFLHPMVRDAHGRKMSKSLGNVIDPLEVIDGISLEGLHKRLEEGNLDQKELVVAKAGQKQDFPNGIAECGTDALRFALVSYTAQSDKINLDIQRVVGYRQWCNKLWNAVRFAMSKFDIDYTAPINFNLETMPFSCKWILSVLNKAISKAVSALDSYELSYAASTVYSWWQYQFCDVFIEAIKPYFAGDDPAFAFERSSAQETLWICLDSGLRLLHPFMPFVTEELWQRLPPVRGHTRKESIVTSEYPSAADAWTNEEVEYEMDLIESTVKCLRSLRAEVFEDRKNERLPAFAFCKMRAVADILTSHNFEILTLAKNLSSIQVLLSGEDAPPAGCAFENVNENLAVYLKAGEKVNAEVELVKMRNKMDEIQKQQEKLEKKINAAGYKEKVPLEIQDKDTEKLSKLVQEMELFEKESERLEAVKSL; the protein is encoded by the exons ATGGAAGCAACACCCGAGCAACTAGAGcgcaagaaaaagaaggaagagaag gCCCGagaaaaagaactgaaaaaacTTAAAGCTGCACAAAAAGAAGCTAAATTTAAG GTACAACTCCaatctaagaaaaaatcaaggcgagaagaggaggagaaggtggtggaggaggaagaggattATAGAGACCCCCTCACTCCTTCTGGACAAAAGAAAAGACTTTCTGCTATTATGCCAAAAAACTACAATCCCTCCAATGTAGAGAAATG TTGGTACGAGTGGTGGGAGGCTTCAGGGTTTTTTGTGGCCGATGCCAACAGTTCTAAACCCCCTTTTGTTATA TTGTTCCCCCCACCAAATGTGACTGGGAACCTACATTTAGGGCATGCGCTCACAGCTGCTATTCAG GATACAATGATCCGCTGGAAGAGAATGTCTGGATTTAATGCCTTATGGGTGCCTGGTCTTGACCATGCTGGGATTGCTACACAG GTCGTAGTAGAAAAGAAGTTGATGCGTGAGCGCCGCTCGACAAGGCATGATCTAGGTCGTGAAAAGTTTGTATCTGAA GTTTGGAAGTGGAAGCACGAGCATGGGGGTAACATATTACAACAGCTTCGCAGGTTGGGTGCATCCCTCGACTGGTCCCGCGAg TGTTTTACAATGGATGAAAAAAGATCAAAGGCTGTGATAGAGGAATTTGTTCGGCTATTTAAGGAAGGTCTTATATATAG GGATCTCCGGCTAGTACATTGGGACTGCACCTTACGAACAGCTATATCTGATGATGAA GTCGATAAAATTGACATCAAAGAGAGGAAATTTCTAAATATTCCTGGTTATGACAAACAAGTGGAGTTTGGTGTTTTAACCTCATTTGCCTACCCTATTGAGGGAGGGCTAGGCGAAATTGTTGTTTCCACCACTAGGGTGGAAACAATGCTTGGTGATACAGCTATTGCTGTACATCCAGGTGACGAGAGGTACAGCCATCTGCACGGGAAATTTGCTAATCATCCATTCAATGGAAGAAAACTTCCAATAATTTGTGATGCCATTCTTGTTGATCCCAGTTTCGGGACAGGTGCTGTCAAG ATCACTCCTGCCCATGATCAAGATGATTTTAAGGCTGGGAAGCGTCACAGTCTTgaatttattgttatgtttACTGACGATGGAAAGATAAATGATAATGGCGGTGCAGAGTTCTCAGGGATGCCACGTTTTGAGGCACGCGAGGCAGTGAAGGAAGCTCTGAAGAAAAAG GGATTGTATAGAGGTGCTGAAAACAATGAGATGCATCTTGGCCTTTGTTCAAGAAGCAATGATGTTGTGGAGCCAATGCTAAAGCCCCAGTGGTTTGTTAATTGTGATAGTTTGGCAAAGCAAGCTCTTCAAGCAGCTACAGATGGAGAAAATCCAAAGCTTGAATTCATTCCGAAGCAATTTTTGGCTGAATGGAAAAG ATGGCTGGGAAACATACAAGACTGGTGCATATCAAGGCAGCTTTGGTGGGGTCACCGCATTCCTGCATGGTATGTTACACTTGAAGATGATGCAGAGAAGGATTTTGGAGTCTACAATGACCACTGGGTAGTGGGTAGGAATGAGGAGGAGGCTTTAGCTGAGGCTAGCCAGAAATTTTCTGGCAAGAAATTTGATATTAGCCAGGATCCAGACGTGTTGGATACCTGGTTTTCTTCTGGTTTATTTCCATTATCTGTGTTGGGATGGCCAGATGATACTGATGATTTAAGAACATTCTATCCAACTTCAGTTCTTGAAACTGGGCATGACATTCTATTTTTCTGGGTTGCTCGGATGGTGATGCTAGGAATTCAACTGGGAGGCGATGTACCTTTCAGGAAG GTTTTCCTGCACCCTATGGTTCGTGATGCACATGGCCGTAAGATGTCGAAATCTTTGGGAAATGTTATTGACCCACTTGAAGTAATAGATGGGATAAGCCTTGAAGGTCTTCACAAGAGGCTTGAGGAAGGTAACTTGGATCAGAAAGAGCTGGTTGTAGCAAAAGCTGGACAGAAGCAAGACTTTCCTAATGGTATAGCTGAATGCGGTACAGATGCTCTTCGATTTGCTCTTGTCTCTTATACAGCTCAG TctgacaaaataaatttggacaTCCAACGAGTTGTTGGATATCGCCAGTGGTGTAACAAACTATGGAATGCTGTTCGGTTTGCAATGAGCAAATTTGACATTGATTATACTGCTCCAATAAATTTCAATCTAGAAACCATGCCTTTTAGCTGCAAATGGATACTCTCTGTACTCAACAAAGCTATTTCCAAAGCTGTGTCAGCTTTGGATTCATACGAGCTCTCATATGCTGCCAGTACAGTGTATTCATGGTGGCAATATCAGTTCTGTGACGTTTTCATTGAAGCAATTAAACCCTACTTTGCTGGGGATGATCCAGCATTTGCCTTTGAGAGGAGTTCTGCACAAGAAACTCTTTGGATATGTTTGGATAGTGGACTGAGATTGCTTCATCCATTTATGCCATTTGTTACTGAAGAATTGTGGCAGCGCCTTCCTCCTGTCAGGGGCCATACAAGGAAAGAGTCGATTGTGACATCTGAGTACCCATCAGCTGCAGAT GCCTGGACAAATGAAGAGGTGGAATATGAAATGGACCTTATTGAATCTACTGTTAAATGTCTAAGGTCGTTGAGGGCTGAGGTGTTTGAGGACCGAAAAAATGAAAG GCTACCAGCTTTTGCATTTTGCAAAATGAGAGCTGTTGCAGACATCCTCACAAGCCACAACTTCGAGATCTTAACCCTTGCAAAAAATTTGTCATCTATTCAG GTTCTGTTGAGCGGGGAAGATGCCCCCCCAGCTGGATGTGCGTTTGAGAATGTTAACGAGAATCTTGCAGTCTATCTCAAGGCTGGAGAAAAAGTTAATGCAGAAGTAGAGCTCGTGAAGATGAGAAACAAAATGGATGAGATACAAAA ACAACAGGAGAAATTGGAGAAGAAGATTAATGCAGCAGGCTATAAGGAAAAAGTACCTCTTGAGATTCAGGACAAGGATACTGAAAAACTGAGTAAACTTGTTCAAGAAATGGAACTCTTCGAGAAAGAGAGCGAGCGGTTGGAAGCTGTGAAGAGCTTGTAA
- the LOC7477145 gene encoding valine--tRNA ligase, mitochondrial 1 isoform X2, whose protein sequence is MLFPPPNVTGNLHLGHALTAAIQDTMIRWKRMSGFNALWVPGLDHAGIATQVVVEKKLMRERRSTRHDLGREKFVSEVWKWKHEHGGNILQQLRRLGASLDWSRECFTMDEKRSKAVIEEFVRLFKEGLIYRDLRLVHWDCTLRTAISDDEVDKIDIKERKFLNIPGYDKQVEFGVLTSFAYPIEGGLGEIVVSTTRVETMLGDTAIAVHPGDERYSHLHGKFANHPFNGRKLPIICDAILVDPSFGTGAVKITPAHDQDDFKAGKRHSLEFIVMFTDDGKINDNGGAEFSGMPRFEAREAVKEALKKKGLYRGAENNEMHLGLCSRSNDVVEPMLKPQWFVNCDSLAKQALQAATDGENPKLEFIPKQFLAEWKRWLGNIQDWCISRQLWWGHRIPAWYVTLEDDAEKDFGVYNDHWVVGRNEEEALAEASQKFSGKKFDISQDPDVLDTWFSSGLFPLSVLGWPDDTDDLRTFYPTSVLETGHDILFFWVARMVMLGIQLGGDVPFRKVFLHPMVRDAHGRKMSKSLGNVIDPLEVIDGISLEGLHKRLEEGNLDQKELVVAKAGQKQDFPNGIAECGTDALRFALVSYTAQSDKINLDIQRVVGYRQWCNKLWNAVRFAMSKFDIDYTAPINFNLETMPFSCKWILSVLNKAISKAVSALDSYELSYAASTVYSWWQYQFCDVFIEAIKPYFAGDDPAFAFERSSAQETLWICLDSGLRLLHPFMPFVTEELWQRLPPVRGHTRKESIVTSEYPSAADAWTNEEVEYEMDLIESTVKCLRSLRAEVFEDRKNERLPAFAFCKMRAVADILTSHNFEILTLAKNLSSIQVLLSGEDAPPAGCAFENVNENLAVYLKAGEKVNAEVELVKMRNKMDEIQKQQEKLEKKINAAGYKEKVPLEIQDKDTEKLSKLVQEMELFEKESERLEAVKSL, encoded by the exons ATG TTGTTCCCCCCACCAAATGTGACTGGGAACCTACATTTAGGGCATGCGCTCACAGCTGCTATTCAG GATACAATGATCCGCTGGAAGAGAATGTCTGGATTTAATGCCTTATGGGTGCCTGGTCTTGACCATGCTGGGATTGCTACACAG GTCGTAGTAGAAAAGAAGTTGATGCGTGAGCGCCGCTCGACAAGGCATGATCTAGGTCGTGAAAAGTTTGTATCTGAA GTTTGGAAGTGGAAGCACGAGCATGGGGGTAACATATTACAACAGCTTCGCAGGTTGGGTGCATCCCTCGACTGGTCCCGCGAg TGTTTTACAATGGATGAAAAAAGATCAAAGGCTGTGATAGAGGAATTTGTTCGGCTATTTAAGGAAGGTCTTATATATAG GGATCTCCGGCTAGTACATTGGGACTGCACCTTACGAACAGCTATATCTGATGATGAA GTCGATAAAATTGACATCAAAGAGAGGAAATTTCTAAATATTCCTGGTTATGACAAACAAGTGGAGTTTGGTGTTTTAACCTCATTTGCCTACCCTATTGAGGGAGGGCTAGGCGAAATTGTTGTTTCCACCACTAGGGTGGAAACAATGCTTGGTGATACAGCTATTGCTGTACATCCAGGTGACGAGAGGTACAGCCATCTGCACGGGAAATTTGCTAATCATCCATTCAATGGAAGAAAACTTCCAATAATTTGTGATGCCATTCTTGTTGATCCCAGTTTCGGGACAGGTGCTGTCAAG ATCACTCCTGCCCATGATCAAGATGATTTTAAGGCTGGGAAGCGTCACAGTCTTgaatttattgttatgtttACTGACGATGGAAAGATAAATGATAATGGCGGTGCAGAGTTCTCAGGGATGCCACGTTTTGAGGCACGCGAGGCAGTGAAGGAAGCTCTGAAGAAAAAG GGATTGTATAGAGGTGCTGAAAACAATGAGATGCATCTTGGCCTTTGTTCAAGAAGCAATGATGTTGTGGAGCCAATGCTAAAGCCCCAGTGGTTTGTTAATTGTGATAGTTTGGCAAAGCAAGCTCTTCAAGCAGCTACAGATGGAGAAAATCCAAAGCTTGAATTCATTCCGAAGCAATTTTTGGCTGAATGGAAAAG ATGGCTGGGAAACATACAAGACTGGTGCATATCAAGGCAGCTTTGGTGGGGTCACCGCATTCCTGCATGGTATGTTACACTTGAAGATGATGCAGAGAAGGATTTTGGAGTCTACAATGACCACTGGGTAGTGGGTAGGAATGAGGAGGAGGCTTTAGCTGAGGCTAGCCAGAAATTTTCTGGCAAGAAATTTGATATTAGCCAGGATCCAGACGTGTTGGATACCTGGTTTTCTTCTGGTTTATTTCCATTATCTGTGTTGGGATGGCCAGATGATACTGATGATTTAAGAACATTCTATCCAACTTCAGTTCTTGAAACTGGGCATGACATTCTATTTTTCTGGGTTGCTCGGATGGTGATGCTAGGAATTCAACTGGGAGGCGATGTACCTTTCAGGAAG GTTTTCCTGCACCCTATGGTTCGTGATGCACATGGCCGTAAGATGTCGAAATCTTTGGGAAATGTTATTGACCCACTTGAAGTAATAGATGGGATAAGCCTTGAAGGTCTTCACAAGAGGCTTGAGGAAGGTAACTTGGATCAGAAAGAGCTGGTTGTAGCAAAAGCTGGACAGAAGCAAGACTTTCCTAATGGTATAGCTGAATGCGGTACAGATGCTCTTCGATTTGCTCTTGTCTCTTATACAGCTCAG TctgacaaaataaatttggacaTCCAACGAGTTGTTGGATATCGCCAGTGGTGTAACAAACTATGGAATGCTGTTCGGTTTGCAATGAGCAAATTTGACATTGATTATACTGCTCCAATAAATTTCAATCTAGAAACCATGCCTTTTAGCTGCAAATGGATACTCTCTGTACTCAACAAAGCTATTTCCAAAGCTGTGTCAGCTTTGGATTCATACGAGCTCTCATATGCTGCCAGTACAGTGTATTCATGGTGGCAATATCAGTTCTGTGACGTTTTCATTGAAGCAATTAAACCCTACTTTGCTGGGGATGATCCAGCATTTGCCTTTGAGAGGAGTTCTGCACAAGAAACTCTTTGGATATGTTTGGATAGTGGACTGAGATTGCTTCATCCATTTATGCCATTTGTTACTGAAGAATTGTGGCAGCGCCTTCCTCCTGTCAGGGGCCATACAAGGAAAGAGTCGATTGTGACATCTGAGTACCCATCAGCTGCAGAT GCCTGGACAAATGAAGAGGTGGAATATGAAATGGACCTTATTGAATCTACTGTTAAATGTCTAAGGTCGTTGAGGGCTGAGGTGTTTGAGGACCGAAAAAATGAAAG GCTACCAGCTTTTGCATTTTGCAAAATGAGAGCTGTTGCAGACATCCTCACAAGCCACAACTTCGAGATCTTAACCCTTGCAAAAAATTTGTCATCTATTCAG GTTCTGTTGAGCGGGGAAGATGCCCCCCCAGCTGGATGTGCGTTTGAGAATGTTAACGAGAATCTTGCAGTCTATCTCAAGGCTGGAGAAAAAGTTAATGCAGAAGTAGAGCTCGTGAAGATGAGAAACAAAATGGATGAGATACAAAA ACAACAGGAGAAATTGGAGAAGAAGATTAATGCAGCAGGCTATAAGGAAAAAGTACCTCTTGAGATTCAGGACAAGGATACTGAAAAACTGAGTAAACTTGTTCAAGAAATGGAACTCTTCGAGAAAGAGAGCGAGCGGTTGGAAGCTGTGAAGAGCTTGTAA